One Festucalex cinctus isolate MCC-2025b chromosome 1, RoL_Fcin_1.0, whole genome shotgun sequence genomic region harbors:
- the socs1a gene encoding suppressor of cytokine signaling 1a codes for MVANSVEDGKRHLSDSSSSKPFELEQLQHRAVPKPKQKSASAPCKYLTHFPTFNCKEDCRIIMDTAAQLELSGFYWGPLGVEEAHRMLKDAPPGSYLIRDSRQKDVFFTLSYHAKSGPVSVRIDYKRQKFSLAGNERTFPSLFALLEHYAESPKRSLRVPYRKWEATLQELCRRRIMELCGGGRKVSELPLTNVAQEFLLEFPYKL; via the coding sequence ATGGTAGCCAACAGCGTGGAAGACGGCAAGCGTCACTTGTCAGACTCCTCGAGCTCCAAACCTTTCGAGTTGGAGCAGCTTCAGCACCGCGCCGTTCCCAAACCCAAGCAGAAGTCTGCGTCGGCGCCATGCAAGTACCTGACCCACTTCCCCACGTTCAACTGCAAGGAGGACTGCCGGATCATCATGGACACGGCGGCCCAGCTGGAGCTGAGTGGCTTCTACTGGGGTCCTCTGGGAGTGGAGGAGGCCCACCGCATGCTGAAGGACGCCCCGCCGGGCAGCTACCTCATCCGGGACAGCCGGCAGAAGGACGTTTTTTTCACGCTGTCCTATCACGCCAAGAGCGGGCCGGTCAGCGTGCGCATCGACTACAAGCGGCAGAAATTCTCCCTGGCCGGCAACGAGCGCACTTTCCCCTCTCTCTTTGCCCTGTTGGAGCATTACGCCGAGTCTCCCAAGAGGAGCCTGAGGGTCCCGTACAGGAAATGGGAGGCCACACTGCAGGAGCTTTGCAGGAGGCGCATCATGGAACTCTGCGGCGGAGGGAGGAAAGTTTCGGAGCTGCCCCTCACCAATGTCGCCCAAGAATTCCTGTTGGAATTCCCTTACAAGTTATGA